One Pyrus communis chromosome 4, drPyrComm1.1, whole genome shotgun sequence genomic region harbors:
- the LOC137731401 gene encoding glucan endo-1,3-beta-glucosidase-like encodes MPKKFDHNHLLILLYLLSHSLGKIHIHSLLSITFVDTIQEGSAVAEPIGICYGRVANNLPPPSTVLEILQDNGISSVRLFNTDPAILSSFSATPTIHLTIGVPNELLPTLASSSVATTLDWLQSNILAHIPANQIRYIAVGNEIFLKDPYYTPHVLPAILNLHQALQTLGLDNSIKLSSPQAASVLSASYPPSSASFDPSVQPSLLPLLRFLRDTNSPFMVNSYPYFSYLRNKNYVSLEYALFRATSEVVNDGELVYSNLFDASVDAFVSAMEREGVVGVPVVVSETGWPTGGGEAASVENSRAYNAEVVRRAVEGVGTPRRPGVGVEVFLFDLFDENEKYGEEFERHFGIFGPDGLKAYDLNFN; translated from the exons atgccaAAGAAATTTGATCATAATCATCTCCTCATCCTTCTCTATCTTCTCTCACACTCATTAGGTAAAATTCATATTCATTCTCTTTTGTCTATTACTTTCGTTGATACGATTCAGGAAG GTTCAGCAGTAGCAGAACCAATTGGAATTTGCTACGGCCGAGTAGCCAACAATCTCCCGCCACCCTCCACCGTCCTCGAAATCCTCCAAGACAACGGAATCTCATCCGTCCGCCTTTTCAACACCGACCCCGCCATCCTCAGCTCCTTCTCCGCCACCCCAACAATCCACCTCACCATCGGCGTCCCCAACGAACTCCTCCCCACCCTCGCCTCCTCCTCTGTCGCCACCACCCTCGACTGGCTCCAATCAAACATCCTCGCTCACATCCCCGCAAACCAAATCCGTTACATCGCCGTTGGCAACGAGATTTTCCTTAAAGACCCTTACTACACTCCCCACGTCCTTCCCGCCATTCTCAATCTTCATCAAGCCCTCCAAACCCTAGGCCTTGACAATTCCATCAAGCTCTCTTCTCCACAAGCCGCCTCCGTTCTGTCCGCCTCATACCCTCCCTCCTCAGCCTCCTTCGACCCCTCCGTCCAACCCTCTCTCCTCCCCCTCCTCCGCTTCCTCCGCGACACGAACTCTCCCTTCATGGTCAACTCCTACCCCTACTTTAGCTACCTACGCAACAAGAACTACGTCTCTCTTGAATACGCGTTGTTTCGAGCCACCAGTGAGGTGGTTAACGACGGCGAGTTGGTGTATAGTAATCTTTTCGACGCGAGTGTGGATGCTTTTGTGAGCGCGATGGAGAGGGAGGGAGTTGTTGGAGTTCCCGTGGTGGTTTCGGAGACGGGGTGGCCGACCGGCGGAGGGGAGGCCGCTAGTGTGGAGAATTCGAGGGCGTACAATGCGGAGGTGGTGAGACGGGCGGTGGAAGGGGTTGGGACGCCGAGGAGGCCGGGGGTTGGAGTGGAGGttttcttgtttgatttgtttgatgAGAATGAGAAGTATGGGGAAGAATTTGAGAGGCATTTCGGGATTTTTGGGCCTGATGGGCTCAAGGCTTATGACCTTAACTTCAACTAA
- the LOC137731809 gene encoding probable nucleoredoxin 1 — MSDGEVEAAELVGAEPHDFVSLLSSSERDFLVRNNGDQIKVESLKGKKLGLYFSASWCGPCKRFTPALVEAYNELSPKGDFEIVFISADEDNESFEEYFAKMPWLAIPFSDSEARDRVDELFKVRGIPHLVILGEDGKVLSDGGVGIIQEYGADAYPFTPEKLKELKDQEEAARRDQSLKTILVTRSRNFVISNDGEKVPVSELEGKIVALYFSLFSYGPCVEFTPKLVEAHEKLKANGENFEIVLVPLDDDEESFKQYLEKMPWFSLPIGDKSVQKLARYFELSTLPTVVVIGADGKTLNENVADAIDEHGSLAYPFTPEKFAELVEIEKAKEKAQTLESILISGDRNFVIGKDGTQIPVTDLVGKNILLYFSAHWCPPCRAFLPKLVEAYHEIKAKDDAFEVIFISSDRDQNAFDEFFATMPWLALPFGDSRKALLSRKFKVQGIPMLIAIGPTGQTVTKEARNLITHHGANAYPFTEERVKEIEAEFEEMAKGWPEKLKSALHEEHELVLSKRKAFVCDGCGEPGGGWSFYCKECDFDLHPKCALEGDKKTENGAKQEEEESKEGWVCDGGVCTKA, encoded by the exons ATGTCGGACGGCGAAGTTGAAGCTGCCGAGCTGGTCGGCGCCGAACCCCACGACTTTGTCTCGCTTCTTTCGTCTTCCGAGAGGGACTTTCTTGTCCGTAACAATGGTGATCAG ATTAAGGTTGAGAGCTTGAAGGGGAAAAAGCTTGGGCTGTATTTTTCTGCATCATGGTGCGGTCCGTGCAAACGATTCACCCCAGCTTTGGTTGAGGCCTACAATGAACTCTCTCCAAAAGGTGATTTTGAGATTGTATTTATCTCCGCTGATGAAGACAATGAGTCATTCGAAGAGTACTTCGCGAAGATGCCATGGCTTGCAATTCCGTTCTCTGATTCAGAGGCGCGCGATCGCGTGGATGAGTTGTTCAAAGTTAGAGGGATACCCCATCTTGTGATCCTTGGCGAAGATGGTAAAGTTTTGAGTGACGGTGGAGTTGGGATTATTCAGGAGTACGGAGCTGATGCGTACCCTTTTACGCCGGAAAAGTTGAAAGAGCTGAAAGATCAAGAAGAAGCTGCCAGAAGGGATCAGTCCTTGAAAACAATCCTGGTCACCCGCTCGCGCAACTTTGTAATTTCAAATGATGGAGAGAAG GTGCCCGTTTCTGAACTAGAAGGGAAGATAGTGGCTCTCTATTTCTCATTGTTCTCGTACGGTCCGTGCGTAGAATTTACTCCAAAACTTGTGGAGGCTCATGAGAAGCTAAAAGCAAATGGAGAGAACTTCGAGATTGTGTTGGTGCCacttgatgatgatgaagaatcatTCAAGCAATATTTGGAGAAAATGCCTTGGTTTTCTTTACCCATCGGGGACAAAAGTGTACAGAAGTTGGCTCGGTACTTTGAGCTCTCAACCTTGCCCACAGTGGTTGTTATTGGGGCAGATGGTAAAACACTTAATGAGAACGTTGCCGATGCCATTGACGAGCATGGGAGTCTGGCTTACCCCTTCACACCAGAGAAGTTTGCAGAGCTCGTTGAGATAGAAAAGGCAAAGGAGAAAGCTCAAACCCTGGAGTCAATTTTGATTTCCGGGGATCGAAATTTTGTCATTGGAAAAGATGGAACTCAG ATCCCTGTGACAGATCTAGTGGGGAAGAACATTCTCCTGTACTTCTCAGCTCACTGGTGCCCTCCATGCCGTGCCTTTCTGCCAAAACTTGTTGAAGCCTACCACGAGATTAAGGCCAAGGACGATGCATTTGAAGTCATTTTCATCTCCAGTGACAGAGACCAAAACGCATTTGATGAGTTTTTCGCCACAATGCCATGGCTTGCTCTTCCCTTTGGTGACTCAAGGAAAGCCTTGTTGAGTCGCAAATTCAAGGTCCAGGGCATCCCCATGCTCATAGCAATCGGTCCTACTGGCCAAACCGTCACAAAAGAAGCAAGAAATCTCATCACGCATCATGGGGCAAATGCTTATCCTTTCACCGAAGAGCGAGTGAAGGAGATTGAAGCGGAATTTGAGGAGATGGCAAAGGGGTGGCCTGAGAAGTTGAAGAGTGCACTCCATGAGGAGCACGAGCTTGTGCTCTCCAAGCGTAAAGCTTTTGTGTGTGATGGGTGCGGAGAACCGGGAGGGGGGTGGTCATTCTACTGTAAGGAGTGTGATTTCGATCTCCACCCGAAGTGCGCGTTGGAGGGAGATAAAAAGACCGAAAACGGTGCCAAGCAGGAAGAAGAGGAATCCAAAGAAGGATGGGTTTGTGATGGTGGTGTTTGCACAAAGGCTTAA